A window from Urocitellus parryii isolate mUroPar1 chromosome 1, mUroPar1.hap1, whole genome shotgun sequence encodes these proteins:
- the Gbx2 gene encoding homeobox protein GBX-2 isoform X1: protein MSAAFPPSLMMMQRPLGSSTAFSIDSLIGSPPQPSPGHFVYTGYPMFMPYRPVVLPPPPPPPPALPQAALQPALPPAHPHHQIPSLPTGFCSSLAQGMALTSTLMATLPGGFSASPQHQEAAAARKFAPQPLPGGGNFDKAEALQADTEDGKGFLSKEGSLLAFSAAEAVQASLVGAVRGQGKDESKVEDDPKGKEESFSLESDVDYSSDDNLTGQAAHKEEDPGHALEETPPSGSAAGSTTSTGKNRRRRTAFTSEQLLELEKEFHCKKYLSLTERSQIAHALKLSEVQVKIWFQNRRAKWKRVKAGNANSKTGEPSRNPKIVVPIPVHVSRFAIRSQHQQLEQARP from the exons ATGAGCGCAGCGTTCCCGCCGTCGCTGATGATGATGCAGCGCCCGCTGGGGAGTAGCACCGCCTTCAGCATAGACTCGCTGATCGGCAGTCCGCCGCAGCCCAGCCCCGGCCATTTCGTCTACACCGGTTACCCCATGTTCATGCCCTACCGGCCGGTggtgctgccgccgccgccgccgccgccgcccgcgctgCCCCAGGCCGCGCTGCAGCCCGCGTTGCCGCCCGCTCACCCTCACCACCAGATCCCCAGCCTGCCCACCGGCTTCTGCTCCAGCCTGGCGCAGGGCATGGCGCTCACCTCTACGCTCATGGCCACGCTGCCGGGTGGCTTCTCCGCGTCGCCCCAGCATCAGGAGGCGGCGGCCGCCCGCAAGTTCGCGCCTCAGCCTCTGCCCGGCGGCGGCAACTTCGACAAGGCGGAGGCGCTGCAAGCCGACACCGAGGACGGCAAAGGCTTCCTCTCCAAGGAGGGCTCGCTGCTCGCCTTCTCCGCTGCCGAGGCGGTGCAGGCATCTCTCG TCGGGGCTGTCCGAGGGCAAGGGAAAGACGAGTCAAAGGTGGAAGATGACCCGAAGGGCAAGGAAGAGAGCTTCTCGCTGGAGAGCGATGTGGACTACAGCTCGGATGACAATCTGACTGGCCAGGCCGCTCACAAGGAGGAAGACCCAGGCCACGCACTGGAGGAGACCCCGCCAAGCGGCAGTGCGGCAGGCAGCACCACGTCCACGGGCAAGAACCGGCGGCGGCGGACGGCCTTCACCAGTGAGCAGCTGCTGGAGCTGGAGAAGGAGTTCCACTGCAAAAAGTACCTCTCCCTGACTGAGCGTTCGCAGATCGCCCACGCCCTCAAACTCAGCGAGGTGCAGGTGAAAATCTGGTTCCAGAACCGCCGAGCCAAGTGGAAACGGGTGAAGGCGGGCAATGCTAACTCCAAGACGGGGGAGCCCTCCAGGAACCCCAAGATTGTCGTCCCCATCCCTGTCCATGTCAGCAGATTCGCTATTAGAAGTCAGCATCAGCAGCTGGAGCAGGCCCGACCCTGA
- the Gbx2 gene encoding homeobox protein GBX-2 isoform X2, with translation MSAAFPPSLMMMQRPLGSSTAFSIDSLIGSPPQPSPGHFVYTGYPMFMPYRPVVLPPPPPPPPALPQAALQPALPPAHPHHQIPSLPTGFCSSLAQGMALTSTLMATLPGGFSASPQHQEAAAARKFAPQPLPGGGNFDKAEALQADTEDGKGFLSKEGSLLAFSAAEAVQASLGECEARAAGTWGREDRGRGCPRARERRVKGGR, from the exons ATGAGCGCAGCGTTCCCGCCGTCGCTGATGATGATGCAGCGCCCGCTGGGGAGTAGCACCGCCTTCAGCATAGACTCGCTGATCGGCAGTCCGCCGCAGCCCAGCCCCGGCCATTTCGTCTACACCGGTTACCCCATGTTCATGCCCTACCGGCCGGTggtgctgccgccgccgccgccgccgccgcccgcgctgCCCCAGGCCGCGCTGCAGCCCGCGTTGCCGCCCGCTCACCCTCACCACCAGATCCCCAGCCTGCCCACCGGCTTCTGCTCCAGCCTGGCGCAGGGCATGGCGCTCACCTCTACGCTCATGGCCACGCTGCCGGGTGGCTTCTCCGCGTCGCCCCAGCATCAGGAGGCGGCGGCCGCCCGCAAGTTCGCGCCTCAGCCTCTGCCCGGCGGCGGCAACTTCGACAAGGCGGAGGCGCTGCAAGCCGACACCGAGGACGGCAAAGGCTTCCTCTCCAAGGAGGGCTCGCTGCTCGCCTTCTCCGCTGCCGAGGCGGTGCAGGCATCTCTCGGTGAGTGTGAGGCGCGCGCAGCCGGAACGTGGGGACGCGAGGACAGGGG TCGGGGCTGTCCGAGGGCAAGGGAAAGACGAGTCAAAGGTGGAAGATGA